The Lactuca sativa cultivar Salinas chromosome 2, Lsat_Salinas_v11, whole genome shotgun sequence genome includes a window with the following:
- the LOC111886425 gene encoding uncharacterized protein LOC111886425 has product MEFLKSFDSDDDVEFVETFFNVVQHVHAEESSNAARTRAVVNRDRQAAHDLLVRDYFADNCLYNDDSFERRFRLNKAIFLRISNALESRYDFFKQKPDARGRMGFSSIQKCAAALRYLGYGIAFDASDEYLKVSERTAVECVDWFSACVYEVFHEEYLRKPTQRDIERLYSAHEKRHGFPGMLGSLDCTHVAWEKCPTAWRGQFTRGDIGEPTIILEAVASQDLWIWHAFFGVAGSNNDLNVLGQSPLFNDIWTGKAPDMTFTVNGHAYKYGYYLGDGIYPDYSTLMKAYSVPRSEKAKFFTKKQESARKDIERAFGVLKQT; this is encoded by the coding sequence ATggaatttttaaaaagttttgacTCGGATGACGACGTAGAATTCGTCGAGACATTCTTCAATGTTGTGCAACACGTTCACGCCGAAGAAAGTTCGAATGCAGCGCGTACAAGGGCGGTCGTCAATCGTGATCGCCAAGCCGCACACGACTTATTGGTACGTGATTACTTTGCCGATAATTGTCTTTATAATGACGACTCGTTCGAACGTCGTTTTCGTCTGAATAAGGCTATATTTTTACGTATTAGTAATGCTTTAGAATCTCGTTatgattttttcaaacaaaaacccgACGCTAGAGGAAGAATGGGTTTTAGTAGTATACAAAAATGTGCGGCTGCTCTTAGGTATTTGGGATACGGTATAGCATTTGATGCATCTGACGAATACTTGAAAGTATCCGAGAGGACCGCGGTTGAATGTGTAGATTGGTTTTCTGCATGTGTTTATGAGGTTTTTCACGAAGAATATTTGCGTAAACCTACTCAACGTGATATTGAGAGATTATATTCGGCTCATGAAAAGAGGCATGGATTTCCCGGTATGCTTGGCAGTCTAGATTGTACGCATGTGGCTTGGGAAAAATGTCCAACTGCATGGCGTGGTCAGTTCACTCGAGGAGATATAGGTGAACCAACTATCATCCTAGAAGCTGTTGCATCTCAAGATTTGTGGATATGGCATGCCTTTTTTGGAGTAGCGGGGTCTAACAACGACCTTAATGTTCTTGGTCAGTCTCCACTTTTCAACGATATTTGGACCGGCAAAGCACCTGATATGACGTTCACAGTAAACGGGCACGCGTACAAATATGGTTACTACCTTGGTGATGGGATATACCCGGATTATTCTACATTGATGAAGGCATACTCAGTTCCTCGAAGTGAAAAAGCaaaattttttacaaaaaaacagGAATCAGCGAGAAAGGATATCGAGAGGGCATTTGGAGTCCTTAAGCAAACATGA